In Litoribrevibacter albus, a single window of DNA contains:
- a CDS encoding CDGSH iron-sulfur domain-containing protein, with translation MSEPVRASDVPFGVEVEAGKRYFWCACGRSQTQPFCDGSHKGTEFVPVKYEADETTLVFFCGCKSTNNPPLCDGSHNK, from the coding sequence ATGAGTGAACCAGTCAGAGCATCAGACGTACCTTTTGGGGTGGAAGTCGAAGCAGGTAAACGTTATTTCTGGTGTGCCTGTGGCCGCAGTCAAACTCAACCTTTCTGCGATGGCTCGCATAAAGGCACCGAATTTGTCCCTGTGAAATACGAAGCGGATGAAACCACGCTGGTTTTCTTTTGCGGATGCAAATCTACCAACAACCCACCGCTGTGTGATGGGTCGCATAATAAATGA
- a CDS encoding 3-oxoacyl-ACP reductase, with the protein MPQGHVQKAIKNFSQFQKSATKGDVYQNVVNHPWAQPLVKALNLPVPVKLRRQQQASEEFLRGKALFGAASTGNKTESDVSKAILSVLAKSSAKLFFVNGDKQQQDLMNASKSYPLRALSETTQKHSALVYDATSIETPEQLSALYDFYHNAITRIAEHARIVVIGLPPENCKTPAQASVMRSLEGFIRSCAKEIGGKAATANLLLIEPEAEALLESPLRYLLSARGAFVTGQTLTITKVSPTKDSINWRQPLQDKTALITGASRGIGKAIAETLARDGAKVILLDIEPCKDDLEALARRLGGHAVIADVSDKKALNKLIKDVQKGAKTIDILVNNAGITRDKTLARMDDKRWNSVIDINLSAVQRITEALVDNKVLNVGGRVVCISSINGIAGCFGQTNYSTSKAGVIGYVEAMDKVLARRRITINAIAPGFIETQMTQAIPFLSREIGRRINSLSQGGQPEDVAEAVAMFANPASSGLRANTLRVCGQNLVGA; encoded by the coding sequence ATGCCTCAGGGACACGTTCAGAAAGCCATTAAGAATTTCAGTCAATTTCAAAAGTCCGCAACCAAAGGGGACGTTTACCAAAATGTGGTAAATCATCCTTGGGCACAACCTCTGGTGAAGGCTCTCAATCTACCCGTTCCGGTTAAACTGCGTCGTCAACAGCAAGCCAGCGAAGAGTTTCTTCGAGGAAAAGCATTATTTGGAGCAGCCAGCACAGGTAACAAAACAGAGAGTGACGTATCGAAAGCCATATTGAGTGTGCTTGCAAAAAGCTCTGCAAAACTGTTCTTCGTGAATGGTGACAAACAGCAACAAGATTTGATGAATGCCAGCAAGAGCTACCCTCTGCGCGCACTTTCAGAAACCACTCAAAAGCATTCGGCATTGGTATACGATGCCACCAGCATTGAAACACCTGAACAGCTTTCAGCTTTATACGACTTCTATCACAATGCCATTACTCGCATCGCAGAGCATGCCCGTATCGTCGTAATTGGATTACCTCCTGAGAACTGTAAAACACCGGCACAAGCTTCCGTGATGCGCTCTCTGGAAGGCTTCATTCGCAGTTGTGCCAAAGAAATTGGTGGAAAAGCCGCCACAGCTAACCTTCTGTTAATTGAACCAGAAGCAGAAGCCTTGCTTGAATCGCCTTTGCGATACCTTCTTTCTGCTCGCGGCGCATTTGTTACCGGCCAAACACTGACCATCACCAAAGTCAGTCCAACAAAAGACAGCATCAACTGGCGTCAACCATTGCAGGATAAAACAGCCCTCATTACCGGCGCATCTCGTGGTATCGGTAAAGCCATTGCGGAAACGTTGGCCCGTGACGGTGCCAAGGTTATTCTGTTAGACATCGAGCCATGCAAAGACGACCTCGAAGCCTTGGCTCGACGCCTTGGTGGACATGCAGTAATCGCAGACGTGAGCGATAAAAAAGCACTAAATAAACTGATTAAAGACGTTCAGAAAGGCGCTAAAACGATCGATATCCTGGTAAACAATGCAGGGATTACTCGCGATAAAACCTTGGCCAGAATGGATGATAAACGTTGGAACAGCGTTATCGACATTAACCTGTCCGCCGTTCAACGCATCACCGAAGCATTGGTCGACAACAAGGTTCTGAATGTGGGTGGCCGAGTGGTTTGTATTTCCTCCATCAACGGCATTGCCGGCTGCTTTGGTCAAACCAACTATTCAACGTCGAAGGCAGGTGTGATTGGTTATGTTGAAGCTATGGACAAAGTCTTGGCACGTCGTCGCATTACCATCAATGCTATTGCGCCAGGCTTTATTGAAACGCAAATGACCCAGGCGATTCCTTTCCTTAGCCGTGAAATTGGCCGTCGAATCAATTCACTCTCTCAAGGTGGACAACCAGAGGATGTGGCCGAAGCAGTAGCCATGTTTGCAAACCCTGCATCATCAGGCTTACGTGCAAATACACTGCGGGTGTGTGGACAGAATTTGGTCGGAGCATAA
- a CDS encoding YigZ family protein produces MPIYRTPAQSLIHEYEEKKSRFVTYLARINNEQDFKTWLSEIQAEHPKASHHCWAYILRMPKDAHGWNQSDDGEPKGTAGRPMLNVLTHADVGECAVVIARYFGGIKLGAGGLVRAYSTATKQALDQAEWLPLEHKTQVNLISNYQEINQVQRWLEQHQIQPDAHNFGEHAELLLSINESLFDEFTSFVEDLRNTHIKNT; encoded by the coding sequence ATGCCAATATATCGCACACCTGCACAGTCCCTCATTCATGAATACGAAGAGAAGAAAAGTCGATTCGTGACCTACCTCGCCCGAATCAACAATGAACAGGATTTCAAAACCTGGTTGTCAGAGATACAAGCAGAGCATCCCAAAGCCAGTCATCATTGCTGGGCTTACATTCTCAGGATGCCAAAGGACGCACACGGTTGGAACCAAAGTGACGATGGAGAGCCTAAAGGTACAGCAGGAAGGCCAATGCTCAATGTCTTAACTCATGCGGACGTTGGGGAATGCGCGGTAGTGATTGCCCGTTACTTTGGCGGTATCAAATTAGGTGCAGGCGGCTTAGTCAGAGCCTATTCAACGGCCACTAAACAAGCTTTGGATCAGGCCGAGTGGCTGCCACTGGAACATAAGACACAAGTAAATCTCATCAGTAATTATCAAGAGATCAACCAAGTTCAGCGCTGGCTGGAACAACATCAGATCCAACCAGACGCACACAACTTCGGTGAGCACGCCGAATTATTACTTTCAATTAATGAATCCTTATTTGACGAATTCACGAGTTTCGTTGAGGATTTAAGAAACACCCATATAAAAAATACTTAG